In the Alphaproteobacteria bacterium genome, CTGGTGATCGGCAGGATCTGATCGCCCGCTTCGCCAGCGATCAGGAAGCCGACGGCGAGCAGCTGCAGGAATGTCTTCCATTTGGCGAGCGCCGTCACCGGCACGCTGACGCGCAGCTCGGCAAGGTATTCGCGTAGGCCCGAAACCAGGATTTCACGGCAGAGGATCACGATCGCCGCCCATAACGACCAGCCGCGGATGGTTCCGTCGGCCGCCAGCATCAGCAGACACGACGAGACGAGGAGCTTGTCGGCGATCGGGTCGAGCATGCGGCCGAAACTCGAGAGCTGGCCGTAGGCCCGGGCAAAGTAGCCGTCGAGCACATCCGTGATCCCGGCGGCGATGAAGACGAAGAGCGCGACCCAGCGCAACCACAGCCCGTATTCGAGGATCGCCTGCCAATACATGCACGCGACCACCACCGGCACGGCGGCGATGCGTGCGTAGGTCAAGAGGTTCGGCAGCGCGAAGGCACGAGCCGACGATGTCGGATTCGTCGTCGTGGTCATGGCGGTAGAGAGCATTTTGGGAGGGTGCGGCGCAACCGCTGTGTGCGAATAGCCGCCTTACCTGTGGTCACGAGCGCGTGCGCGGCGCCGTTTCATGAAAGAAATCATAGATCTTCCGTGCGGTTTCCACGTTGATCCCCGGCACGTGTTCCAGGTCGGCGACGGACGCGCGCTCGATCGCCTTGAGCGTCCCGAAGTGCCGGAGCAGCGCGCGCTTGCGGGTCGGGCCGATGCCGGGGATTTCCTGCAGGCCGGCCTCGCGGATGTCCTTCTTGCGCTTTTGCCGGTGCGAGCCGACCGCGAAACGGTGCGCCTCATCGCGCAGCCGCTGCACGAAATAGAGCACCGGGTCGCGCGGTTTGAGCTTGATCGGCTCTCGGCCCGAAATGAAGAACGTCTCCCGCCCTGCGTCCCGATCCGGTCCCTTGGCGATCCCGATCAGCGGTACGCTGGTGATGCCCATCGCGGCGAGCACCTCCTGCGCGGCGTTGAGCTGACCAAGGCCGCCGTCAACGAGCAGAAGGTCGGGCCAGGGCGAGTCCGGCTCCTCGGCATCAACGTCGTTCATCTCAGGGGCGACGAACACTGCGGCCGCCGCAAGCGGCATGCTCTCCTCGAAAGCATTGCCCCGCTCGAGTTGCGGGAAACGCGCACCGGCCGACTCCTGCGACGCGGCCTGCTCAGGCGGCACCCTCTCGGCCTGCTGAGCCGCTGCGGCGGCGCTACTCTCTGGCTCGCGCGGCGCTTCGGCCATCAGCCGCTTGAACCGGCGCGTCAGCACCTCGCGCATCATGCCGAAATCATCGCCGGGAGTAAGCGCTTCCGACCTGATGTTGAACTTCCGGTACTGGT is a window encoding:
- the pgsA gene encoding CDP-diacylglycerol--glycerol-3-phosphate 3-phosphatidyltransferase; translation: MTTTTNPTSSARAFALPNLLTYARIAAVPVVVACMYWQAILEYGLWLRWVALFVFIAAGITDVLDGYFARAYGQLSSFGRMLDPIADKLLVSSCLLMLAADGTIRGWSLWAAIVILCREILVSGLREYLAELRVSVPVTALAKWKTFLQLLAVGFLIAGEAGDQILPITSLIGIGLLWFSAILTLYTGWDYFRAGVQHLIDE